A DNA window from Maribellus comscasis contains the following coding sequences:
- a CDS encoding alanine/glycine:cation symporter family protein, with protein MNKLNDILSLIDGYIGGSQWFVFLLLGTGIFFTIYLKFPQFRYLKHSIRIVRGKFDKEGDKGDTSHFQALTTALSGTVGTGNIAGVALAIHLGGPAALFWMLVTAALGMTTKFVEVTLSHKYRETAADGSIAGGPMYYMKNRLNLKWLAVIFAIATILSSFGTGNLPQINSISNSLFETFGINHMLTGGVLAVLLGFVIIGGIKRIASVTSRLVPIMALIYFVGAIAVIIYNYENIVPSLVSIFGDVFTGSAAAGGFLGGSIAFAFNRGVNRGLFSNEAGQGSAPIAHAAARAHEPVSEGLVALLEPFIDTIIICTITGLVLLSSGVWTEKMENTFQETDMVVLDGTYSEGNKEDVQQLHNYLVGKADLPLFTGTLNVTNGIIENQPTVLHARSVAEEIKVWMNDQPYTGKIEFDEGNIASGQGVTLTGKSLMHSAPLTTVAFTRSWFGDYGKYIVSIGLLMFAFSTAISWSYYGDRAVTYLWGSNKVIYYHIIYVIGFFLASFTDTTIIWTLSGITIALMTIPNLFGILSLAKEMKREVKSFWQEYANRFPDEKLPKG; from the coding sequence ATGAACAAACTAAATGACATCCTTTCTCTCATCGATGGTTATATTGGCGGATCTCAATGGTTCGTTTTCTTATTGTTGGGAACCGGAATATTTTTTACCATTTACTTAAAATTTCCCCAGTTTCGGTATCTGAAACATTCCATTCGAATTGTACGTGGAAAATTTGACAAAGAAGGAGACAAGGGTGATACCTCTCATTTTCAGGCATTAACTACTGCTTTGTCGGGAACTGTTGGAACCGGAAATATTGCAGGAGTTGCTTTGGCCATCCATCTGGGAGGACCGGCAGCATTGTTCTGGATGCTGGTAACCGCCGCTTTAGGAATGACAACCAAATTTGTTGAGGTTACACTTTCGCACAAATACCGTGAAACTGCTGCCGATGGTTCCATTGCCGGCGGCCCGATGTATTACATGAAAAACAGGCTAAATTTAAAGTGGCTGGCTGTAATTTTTGCTATTGCTACTATACTTTCCTCTTTCGGAACCGGAAACTTGCCACAGATCAACAGTATTTCCAATTCACTTTTCGAGACCTTTGGAATAAACCACATGCTCACGGGGGGAGTATTAGCTGTTCTTCTTGGCTTTGTTATTATTGGCGGAATTAAACGAATTGCCAGTGTAACATCAAGGCTTGTGCCTATTATGGCGTTAATATATTTTGTAGGTGCCATTGCTGTAATTATTTATAATTACGAAAATATTGTTCCATCGCTTGTTTCCATTTTTGGCGATGTATTCACAGGTTCAGCAGCAGCTGGTGGATTTTTAGGCGGAAGTATTGCATTTGCTTTTAACCGGGGCGTAAACCGCGGACTATTTTCCAACGAAGCAGGTCAGGGTTCGGCGCCGATTGCCCACGCAGCAGCACGTGCACATGAGCCTGTTTCTGAAGGTTTGGTAGCACTTCTCGAACCTTTTATTGATACTATTATTATTTGTACCATAACCGGTTTGGTTTTGCTTTCGTCAGGGGTGTGGACCGAAAAAATGGAAAATACTTTTCAGGAAACAGATATGGTTGTTCTGGATGGAACTTATTCAGAAGGTAATAAGGAGGATGTGCAACAACTACACAATTACCTGGTTGGAAAAGCCGACCTGCCATTGTTTACCGGAACGCTAAATGTGACTAACGGGATCATTGAAAACCAGCCAACCGTTTTGCATGCACGCTCGGTAGCCGAAGAAATAAAAGTTTGGATGAATGATCAGCCATACACCGGTAAAATAGAATTCGACGAAGGAAATATCGCAAGTGGCCAGGGTGTTACATTAACCGGAAAATCGTTAATGCACAGCGCCCCTCTTACTACTGTTGCTTTTACCCGGAGTTGGTTTGGCGATTATGGAAAATACATTGTATCCATCGGTTTACTGATGTTTGCCTTTTCAACGGCAATAAGCTGGTCGTATTATGGCGACCGCGCCGTTACTTATCTCTGGGGCTCAAACAAAGTAATATATTACCATATCATTTATGTTATCGGATTTTTCCTGGCATCATTTACCGATACAACCATTATTTGGACACTCTCCGGAATTACTATCGCTTTGATGACCATTCCCAATTTATTTGGAATTCTCTCGCTGGCAAAAGAAATGAAACGTGAGGTGAAATCATTCTGGCAGGAATATGCAAACCGTTTCCCTGATGAAAAACTGCCAAAGGGATAA
- a CDS encoding acyltransferase family protein, with the protein MNTTNLSKEQDRIFSIDFFRGFTMFMLVGGIGGLFSKIDLSESGVVLRFFQQQLEHVPWEGLHFWDLIQPFFMFIVGIAMPFSLTKRWDRGDSWMKTFKHVLLRCLFLLLIGWAISSSPTTSNFNNVMAQLSVTYLLAFLIMRKKIVWQLLISFILILVSDLLYRFWPVDGFNHPFTAGQNFGSWTDLMLTGSLEHGNWVPFNAIPTSAHTIWGVIVGYILKNDWLPKKKILVLLSVGVAGVIVGFAMSPYIPIIKHICTSSFIIVSGGWCLIGMAISYWIIDVLNVKKVPMFFAVFGMNPLFIYLMGGRFRSFFAGLVDPFIYRIFGWTGEVFLIVLSTVLAGAMLWYVCYFMYKKRIFIRL; encoded by the coding sequence ATGAATACAACAAATTTATCCAAAGAACAGGATCGGATTTTTTCAATTGACTTTTTTCGTGGTTTTACAATGTTTATGCTGGTAGGTGGCATTGGCGGGTTGTTTAGTAAGATTGATTTATCCGAAAGTGGCGTTGTTTTACGCTTTTTTCAACAACAATTGGAACATGTTCCATGGGAAGGTCTTCATTTTTGGGATCTTATACAGCCCTTTTTTATGTTTATTGTTGGTATTGCCATGCCGTTTTCGCTAACAAAACGTTGGGACAGGGGAGATAGCTGGATGAAAACGTTCAAACACGTCTTACTTCGGTGTCTTTTTTTATTACTGATTGGTTGGGCAATAAGTTCGAGTCCTACTACTTCAAATTTTAATAATGTAATGGCACAGCTTTCTGTTACATATCTGCTTGCCTTTCTCATCATGCGAAAAAAAATCGTGTGGCAGTTGCTCATCTCATTTATTTTAATTCTTGTTTCAGATTTGTTATACCGTTTTTGGCCTGTTGACGGATTTAATCATCCTTTTACAGCAGGGCAAAACTTTGGGTCGTGGACTGATTTAATGCTTACAGGAAGTCTGGAACATGGAAACTGGGTGCCGTTTAATGCTATTCCCACTTCCGCGCACACTATTTGGGGAGTAATTGTTGGCTACATATTAAAAAATGACTGGCTGCCTAAAAAGAAGATTCTGGTTCTTTTGTCAGTTGGGGTAGCCGGAGTAATTGTTGGTTTTGCCATGAGCCCGTATATTCCGATAATTAAACATATTTGTACCAGCTCTTTTATTATTGTAAGTGGAGGCTGGTGCCTGATTGGAATGGCAATTTCATATTGGATAATTGATGTGTTAAATGTTAAGAAGGTACCTATGTTTTTTGCCGTATTTGGAATGAATCCTTTGTTCATCTATCTTATGGGCGGTAGATTCCGAAGTTTTTTTGCCGGACTGGTTGATCCATTCATCTACCGAATTTTTGGATGGACTGGTGAAGTTTTCCTGATTGTTTTGTCAACAGTTCTAGCTGGTGCTATGTTGTGGTATGTTTGTTATTTTATGTATAAGAAGAGGATATTCATTCGTCTTTAG
- a CDS encoding Tex family protein: MKTQIIEIIAQNLGVRTNQVLNTINLLNEGATVPFISRYRKERTGSLDEVQISEIKEQNEKFTELEKRKETILKTIDEQEKLTSELKARIENCFDAVELEDIYLPYKPKRRTKATIAREKGLEPLAKIIMKQVERDPVFQANSFLNEDVETAEDALSGARDIIAEWISENEKARNIVRRGFDLGAVISSKVVKGKEEEAAKYRDYFDWNEPLKKCPSHRLLAMRRGENEGFLRVSVSPDEERVLENLERFFIRGNNESSDQVALAVKDSMKRLVQPSIETEFANLSKEKADEEAIKVFAENLKQLLLAPPLGQKRILAIDPGYRTGCKVVCLDAQGNLLHNETIYPHKPQEERKMAAKKITSMVEVYQIDAVAIGNGTASRETEAFIKKLRYNREIRVYVVSEDGASVYSASSVARKEFPQYDVTVRGAVSIGRRLMDPLAELVKIDPKSIGVGQYQHDVDQKKLKSSLDTVVELSVNSVGVNLNTASQHLLTYISGLGPQLAENIVVFRKKNGAFSSRNELKDVPRMGPKAFEQAAGFLRIPDAENPLDNSAVHPESYKIVQKMAKDLKCELKDLVRNETMVAKINFEKYLSDEVGWPTLNDIKNELQKPGRDPRKPIKVFEFAEGIFSIEDLREGIVIPGIVNNITKFGAFVDVGVKQSGLVHISELADRFISDPNEVVKLHQHVKVRIKEVDVARKRIQLSMRGVEQ, encoded by the coding sequence ATGAAAACTCAAATCATCGAAATTATAGCACAAAACCTTGGCGTAAGGACCAATCAGGTTTTGAACACCATAAATTTATTAAACGAAGGCGCTACCGTTCCGTTTATTTCGCGTTACAGAAAAGAGCGCACGGGCAGTTTGGACGAAGTTCAGATTTCAGAAATAAAAGAGCAAAACGAGAAATTTACGGAACTGGAAAAAAGGAAGGAAACCATTCTAAAAACCATTGACGAGCAGGAAAAACTTACGTCCGAATTAAAAGCGAGGATTGAGAATTGTTTTGATGCCGTTGAACTGGAAGATATTTACCTTCCCTACAAACCCAAACGCCGGACCAAAGCCACCATCGCCCGCGAAAAAGGACTGGAACCGCTGGCTAAAATAATAATGAAGCAAGTGGAACGAGATCCCGTTTTTCAGGCCAATTCGTTTTTGAATGAAGATGTGGAAACTGCAGAAGACGCACTTTCAGGTGCCCGCGATATTATTGCAGAGTGGATAAGCGAAAACGAAAAAGCAAGAAATATTGTTCGCCGCGGTTTTGATTTGGGAGCGGTTATTTCATCGAAAGTAGTAAAAGGCAAAGAGGAAGAAGCCGCCAAATACCGCGATTATTTTGACTGGAACGAACCTCTAAAAAAATGCCCTTCGCACCGTTTACTGGCAATGCGTCGTGGTGAAAACGAAGGATTTTTGAGGGTTTCTGTTTCGCCCGATGAAGAACGTGTTTTGGAAAATCTGGAACGCTTTTTTATTCGAGGGAATAATGAAAGTTCGGATCAGGTTGCGCTGGCTGTAAAAGACAGTATGAAACGGTTGGTTCAACCGTCAATTGAAACTGAGTTTGCCAATCTTTCAAAAGAAAAAGCCGACGAAGAAGCGATTAAAGTGTTTGCCGAAAATCTGAAGCAACTTTTGCTTGCGCCGCCATTGGGGCAGAAACGAATTCTGGCCATCGACCCGGGTTACCGCACGGGCTGTAAAGTGGTTTGTTTAGACGCCCAGGGAAACTTGTTGCACAACGAAACCATTTATCCGCACAAACCGCAGGAAGAACGAAAAATGGCGGCAAAAAAAATCACTTCGATGGTGGAAGTGTACCAAATTGATGCGGTTGCCATAGGAAACGGAACCGCCAGCCGCGAAACTGAAGCCTTTATAAAAAAACTGCGCTACAACCGAGAAATTCGGGTGTATGTGGTTAGCGAAGACGGTGCGTCGGTGTATTCGGCATCGTCGGTTGCGCGAAAAGAATTTCCTCAATACGATGTTACCGTACGAGGTGCGGTTTCTATTGGCCGAAGGTTGATGGATCCGCTGGCAGAATTAGTAAAAATAGATCCGAAAAGTATTGGAGTGGGACAATACCAGCACGATGTGGATCAGAAAAAATTGAAAAGCAGTTTGGACACTGTTGTCGAACTCAGCGTTAACTCGGTGGGTGTAAACCTAAATACGGCCAGTCAGCATTTGCTAACCTACATTTCCGGGTTGGGGCCGCAACTGGCTGAAAATATTGTCGTTTTCAGAAAGAAGAACGGTGCTTTTTCTTCCCGAAACGAGTTGAAAGATGTGCCGCGAATGGGGCCAAAAGCATTTGAACAAGCTGCCGGTTTCCTTCGGATTCCGGATGCGGAGAATCCACTCGACAATTCAGCCGTTCACCCGGAGTCGTATAAAATTGTTCAAAAAATGGCCAAAGACCTAAAATGCGAACTAAAAGATTTGGTGCGCAACGAAACGATGGTTGCAAAAATTAATTTCGAAAAATACCTGAGCGACGAAGTCGGCTGGCCAACGCTAAACGATATAAAAAACGAGCTGCAAAAACCGGGACGCGACCCGCGAAAACCCATTAAAGTTTTCGAATTTGCCGAGGGAATTTTTTCCATCGAAGATTTAAGAGAAGGAATTGTTATTCCGGGCATTGTAAACAACATTACTAAATTTGGCGCTTTTGTCGATGTTGGCGTAAAACAATCGGGGCTGGTACACATTTCGGAACTGGCCGACCGTTTTATTTCGGATCCGAATGAAGTAGTAAAACTGCACCAGCATGTAAAAGTACGTATAAAGGAAGTAGATGTCGCCCGCAAAAGGATTCAGCTTTCCATGCGGGGAGTGGAGCAGTAA